The following are from one region of the Vibrio rarus genome:
- a CDS encoding alkene reductase has translation MSSALFQPIQLGKLTLKNRIVMPPMTRSRASQPGDVANDMMATYYAQRAEAGLIVSEGTQISPMGKGYAWTPGIYSAEQIAGWKKVTDAVHAKGGVMFAQLWHVGRVTHPDNINGHQPVSSSAIKAENVKVFIDNGTDEPGFVEVVEPREMTVSEIKEVVAEFHQAALNAIAAGFDGIELHAANGYLINQFIDSESNNRTDEYGGSLQNRLRFLDEVVATLVDAIGAERVGVRLAPLTTLNGTVDANPEHTYTEAAKLLNSHNIGYLHIAEVDWDDAPDTPREFKLALREAFKNTLIYAGRYKADSGANAIEEGLADMIGFGRPFIANPDLPERIKTGAPLAQHNPETLFGGDEAGLTDYPRFEASK, from the coding sequence ATGAGTTCAGCACTATTTCAACCAATTCAACTTGGCAAGCTCACGTTAAAAAACCGTATTGTAATGCCACCAATGACGCGCTCAAGAGCATCACAACCAGGTGATGTCGCCAACGATATGATGGCAACCTACTACGCTCAGCGTGCAGAAGCAGGCTTAATCGTTTCTGAAGGTACGCAAATATCCCCTATGGGCAAAGGGTATGCATGGACTCCCGGTATCTACAGTGCTGAACAAATTGCCGGCTGGAAAAAAGTCACCGATGCGGTACACGCCAAAGGCGGGGTTATGTTCGCTCAGTTATGGCATGTTGGTCGTGTTACTCACCCTGATAATATCAATGGTCATCAACCGGTATCCTCATCGGCTATTAAAGCTGAAAATGTAAAAGTATTTATTGATAATGGCACAGATGAACCGGGTTTTGTTGAGGTTGTTGAACCCCGTGAAATGACGGTAAGCGAAATTAAAGAGGTGGTGGCCGAGTTTCATCAAGCCGCACTCAATGCTATTGCTGCAGGATTTGATGGTATCGAACTGCACGCGGCCAATGGTTACCTAATTAACCAATTTATTGATTCTGAATCTAATAATCGCACCGATGAATATGGTGGCAGTTTACAAAACCGTCTGCGCTTTCTTGATGAAGTGGTTGCAACGCTGGTTGATGCTATTGGTGCAGAGCGCGTTGGTGTACGTCTTGCCCCTCTTACTACGCTCAATGGCACGGTAGATGCCAACCCTGAGCATACTTATACTGAAGCGGCAAAACTGCTCAATTCTCATAATATCGGTTATTTGCACATTGCCGAAGTCGATTGGGATGATGCCCCAGATACGCCGCGTGAATTTAAATTGGCGCTACGCGAGGCCTTTAAAAACACCCTAATTTACGCAGGCCGTTATAAAGCCGATAGCGGTGCCAACGCAATTGAAGAAGGACTGGCTGATATGATTGGCTTTGGTCGCCCATTTATTGCCAACCCTGATCTTCCTGAGCGCATTAAAACTGGCGCGCCACTTGCGCAGCATAACCCAGAGACGCTATTTGGCGGAGACGAAGCCGGCTTAACTGACTATCCAAGGTTTGAAGCGAGCAAATAA
- the cobO gene encoding cob(I)yrinic acid a,c-diamide adenosyltransferase, whose translation MTQEQDRHQQRQQKIKEKVDERVAQATEEKGLLLVITGNGKGKTTSGFGTVARAVGHGLQCGVAQFIKGTWDNGERNLLEKLGVAFHVMSTGFTWNTQDKQADTIAAQAVWQECLKMLQDPNLDVVLLDELTYMVSYNYIELDEVLNALQQRPAQQSVIITGRGAHRSIIELADTVSEVRNVKHAFEAGVKARKGVDW comes from the coding sequence ATGACTCAAGAACAGGATCGTCATCAACAGCGTCAACAAAAAATAAAAGAAAAGGTCGATGAAAGAGTCGCCCAAGCCACTGAAGAAAAGGGGCTATTACTGGTTATTACCGGTAATGGAAAAGGCAAAACCACCTCAGGTTTTGGCACCGTTGCTCGCGCGGTCGGCCATGGTCTGCAATGCGGTGTAGCGCAGTTTATTAAAGGCACTTGGGACAATGGTGAACGCAATTTACTAGAAAAACTGGGGGTTGCCTTTCATGTTATGTCCACCGGATTTACTTGGAATACACAAGATAAACAAGCCGATACCATAGCCGCGCAAGCCGTGTGGCAAGAGTGCCTAAAAATGCTTCAAGACCCTAATCTAGATGTAGTACTTTTGGACGAGTTAACCTATATGGTGAGCTACAACTATATAGAGTTAGACGAGGTATTAAACGCCTTGCAACAACGCCCCGCTCAGCAATCGGTGATTATTACCGGTCGTGGAGCGCACCGCTCTATTATTGAACTTGCTGATACGGTATCTGAAGTGCGCAACGTGAAACACGCCTTTGAAGCGGGGGTCAAGGCCCGCAAAGGGGTGGATTGGTAA
- a CDS encoding aspartate/glutamate racemase family protein — translation MKTLGLIGGMSWESTQTYYQLINAGVKQRLGGLNSAKLVLYSVNFAEIEQMQAQGEWLQAAKVLSRAALSLQTAGAEAIMICTNTMHKIAPEIEAVVSVPLLHIADATAMELQQQRIEHVALLGTAFTMEQDFYKQRLLDKGVRVSIPNQPQRAEIHRIIYDELCQGKILPTSRDTFLQVIDSLQQQGAQGVILGCTEIGLLIEQAHTTVPIFDTTAIHAAAAVDWSLH, via the coding sequence ATGAAAACATTAGGCTTAATTGGCGGAATGAGTTGGGAGTCTACTCAAACCTATTACCAACTTATAAATGCAGGGGTTAAGCAGCGCTTAGGGGGACTCAACTCGGCGAAACTGGTGTTATACAGTGTGAACTTTGCTGAAATTGAGCAGATGCAAGCCCAAGGTGAGTGGCTACAAGCGGCAAAGGTGTTGTCCCGTGCGGCCTTATCACTGCAAACGGCTGGGGCTGAGGCGATTATGATTTGTACTAATACCATGCATAAAATTGCCCCGGAAATCGAAGCCGTAGTGTCGGTCCCTTTACTGCATATCGCCGATGCCACCGCAATGGAATTGCAGCAACAGCGCATTGAACATGTGGCGCTGTTAGGGACGGCATTTACCATGGAGCAAGACTTTTATAAACAGAGGTTGCTGGATAAAGGTGTGCGAGTGTCTATTCCTAACCAACCGCAACGGGCTGAAATACATCGTATTATTTATGATGAGCTGTGTCAGGGGAAAATATTACCCACCTCCAGAGACACCTTTTTACAGGTTATCGACAGCTTGCAACAGCAAGGGGCGCAAGGGGTGATCTTAGGCTGTACGGAGATAGGATTATTGATAGAGCAAGCACACACGACAGTGCCAATATTTGATACCACTGCCATCCATGCCGCGGCCGCGGTAGACTGGAGTTTACACTAA
- a CDS encoding AsmA family protein — protein sequence MKKLSLFIITPIVLIVLTVVALLVFVDPNQFKPLLVEQTKKQTHLDLTIEGDISWQFFPSIGFSLGKSTLSNPAGFSAPNMLKVDQVGLDISVLPLLSKELRIGNVTLLGAQFYMETHADGSSNLDALTASQSSSTAKDDANSTATDTATTTDGEAQPWTVSVAGLNIDNALLEIKDDQAKLYTKLEKVNVQVADFAFDQWTPLSFSFSGVNNQQNFAITGKASAKTDAKFTDYQVKDIELSGHFSQPDVDLTSFKLNVDTFKLDSWAKVSLLAKGEAAGNAFDITSATQVLLERDLSTFAIKDFTLQTPLTGKDIAIKSFSLDVSSFKFAQPSSFKMAVDGHAAGLDSQLTMTGSVLLDEALSKVKVNQLNAQGKLAGESLPQNPIAVDLKSNIDFDLTTNTLSLLLNTLSLNDLQLDGSSSVVLSAIPKVRFKLHSPMINLDQWTGNTDPNATESSSANTASSSANTAQKAASQEPNLSVLKTLDVAGSIRIDKFQASNAKLQNTFADIAIKDGIFNLRTLTANLYQGSIKAKAQLNGQQAVPRYDIDAKVNNVKVGPLLVDVADNNTLEGTGNITLDLTGKSLIPDELKKHLAGTVVVKFADGAINGINVAQIIRTNYAKFKGEKVPAETQAKKTDFSAMDATVKLNKGVATLSNVSVQSPLLRIKASGDANYLNETMDILSKTSVVGSLEGQGGKSIDDLTDVTIPLRIKGAWASPQFSLDLAALQQQELERNKKKLEEKAKKEAERGLKKLFGDKGGDEDVKKMTDSLLKKLF from the coding sequence ATGAAAAAGCTGTCACTATTTATCATCACACCAATTGTTTTGATCGTACTAACCGTGGTCGCACTGTTAGTGTTTGTTGATCCCAACCAGTTTAAGCCACTGCTCGTTGAGCAAACCAAAAAACAGACCCACCTTGACCTCACGATAGAAGGGGACATTAGTTGGCAGTTTTTCCCATCAATCGGTTTTTCTTTAGGCAAAAGTACATTAAGTAACCCTGCGGGCTTTAGCGCACCTAATATGCTAAAAGTCGACCAAGTGGGCCTTGATATATCGGTGTTGCCTTTGCTGAGTAAAGAGTTGCGCATTGGCAATGTGACGTTACTTGGGGCTCAGTTTTATATGGAAACCCATGCCGATGGTTCCAGTAACTTAGATGCATTAACAGCATCGCAATCTAGCTCTACAGCCAAAGATGATGCCAATTCAACCGCAACAGATACAGCCACAACCACAGACGGTGAGGCACAACCTTGGACGGTGTCGGTGGCGGGGCTTAATATTGATAATGCCTTGTTAGAGATCAAAGATGACCAAGCCAAGTTGTACACCAAGTTAGAGAAGGTCAATGTGCAAGTGGCGGATTTTGCATTTGATCAATGGACGCCATTGAGCTTTAGTTTTTCTGGGGTGAACAATCAGCAAAACTTTGCCATCACAGGTAAAGCCAGCGCGAAAACCGATGCCAAGTTTACCGATTATCAAGTAAAAGACATCGAACTAAGTGGTCACTTTTCCCAGCCAGATGTAGACCTTACTAGCTTTAAGCTTAACGTAGACACTTTTAAACTGGACTCTTGGGCCAAGGTATCACTGCTGGCTAAAGGGGAGGCCGCGGGCAATGCATTTGATATTACTAGTGCAACCCAAGTCTTGTTAGAGCGAGACTTATCCACCTTTGCCATTAAAGATTTTACTTTGCAAACGCCTTTAACAGGCAAAGATATCGCAATAAAATCGTTTAGCTTAGATGTTTCTTCTTTTAAATTCGCCCAGCCGAGCTCATTTAAAATGGCAGTGGATGGACATGCCGCAGGACTCGATAGTCAATTGACCATGACGGGGAGTGTGTTGCTGGATGAGGCCCTATCTAAGGTGAAGGTGAATCAGCTTAATGCTCAAGGGAAACTGGCAGGAGAGAGCCTACCGCAGAACCCTATCGCGGTTGATCTTAAATCCAACATTGATTTTGATTTAACCACTAACACCTTATCTTTATTATTAAATACATTGTCACTTAACGACTTGCAACTGGATGGCAGTAGCAGTGTCGTATTAAGCGCTATCCCCAAAGTACGTTTTAAATTACACAGCCCAATGATCAACCTTGATCAGTGGACAGGGAATACCGATCCCAACGCCACGGAGTCTTCTTCGGCAAACACAGCTTCATCTTCTGCAAACACGGCGCAAAAGGCCGCTTCGCAAGAGCCAAATTTATCGGTACTAAAAACGCTAGATGTCGCCGGCAGTATCCGCATTGATAAGTTTCAGGCCAGTAATGCTAAATTACAAAATACCTTTGCTGATATCGCCATTAAAGACGGTATCTTTAATTTGCGCACATTAACCGCCAATCTGTATCAAGGCTCTATTAAGGCAAAAGCGCAGCTTAATGGTCAACAAGCCGTGCCTCGCTATGATATTGATGCCAAGGTGAATAATGTCAAAGTAGGGCCTTTGCTGGTGGATGTAGCGGATAATAATACCCTTGAAGGTACAGGGAATATTACCTTGGACTTAACCGGCAAGAGCTTAATTCCCGATGAACTGAAAAAGCATTTAGCGGGCACTGTTGTGGTGAAATTTGCCGATGGTGCCATCAACGGAATTAATGTGGCGCAGATCATTCGCACCAATTACGCCAAGTTTAAGGGGGAGAAAGTACCTGCGGAAACTCAAGCGAAGAAAACCGACTTTAGTGCAATGGATGCCACGGTGAAGCTCAATAAAGGGGTCGCTACGCTATCGAATGTTTCTGTACAGTCGCCATTATTACGAATTAAGGCCAGTGGTGATGCCAATTATCTAAATGAAACCATGGATATTTTGTCAAAAACGTCTGTTGTGGGCTCATTAGAAGGGCAAGGAGGAAAGAGCATTGATGATCTTACCGATGTGACTATCCCACTGCGCATTAAAGGCGCTTGGGCAAGCCCACAATTCAGTTTGGATTTAGCCGCATTACAACAGCAAGAGCTGGAACGAAATAAGAAGAAGCTAGAAGAAAAAGCCAAAAAAGAAGCAGAGCGTGGCCTGAAAAAATTGTTTGGTGATAAAGGTGGTGATGAAGACGTTAAGAAAATGACCGATTCGCTCTTGAAGAAGCTATTTTAA
- the udk gene encoding uridine kinase, which produces MSQSNQCVIVGIAGASASGKSLIANTIYNELHAKVGPEQIGVITEDRYYRDQSHLSMEERVKTNYDHPKALDHDLLCEHLQQLAEGHAVEVPEYSYTEHTRTQNTTTMSPKKVIILEGILLLTDPRLRNLMHASIFMDTPLDICLLRRVRRDVEERGRTMESVLEQYQKTVRPMFMQFIEPSKQYADIIVPRGGKNRIAIDVLKAHIAKLLRS; this is translated from the coding sequence ATGTCTCAAAGTAATCAATGTGTCATCGTCGGTATTGCAGGTGCATCCGCATCAGGCAAGAGCCTTATCGCCAATACCATCTATAATGAACTGCATGCAAAAGTGGGACCTGAGCAAATTGGTGTCATAACGGAAGACAGATACTATCGCGATCAAAGTCATTTGAGCATGGAAGAGCGCGTAAAAACCAATTATGACCACCCCAAAGCGCTTGACCATGATCTGTTGTGTGAGCATCTACAACAGTTGGCTGAAGGCCATGCGGTAGAAGTTCCAGAGTATAGCTATACAGAGCATACCCGCACGCAAAATACCACTACCATGTCACCGAAAAAGGTGATTATCTTAGAAGGGATTTTACTGTTAACCGACCCTCGTTTACGTAACTTAATGCACGCCAGTATCTTTATGGACACGCCTTTAGATATCTGCTTATTACGCCGTGTTAGGCGTGATGTAGAAGAACGAGGACGTACAATGGAGTCGGTGTTGGAGCAGTATCAAAAAACAGTGCGTCCAATGTTTATGCAGTTTATTGAACCGTCAAAACAATACGCCGATATTATTGTGCCTCGCGGGGGTAAAAACCGCATCGCCATTGATGTGTTGAAAGCGCATATTGCCAAATTGCTGCGTTCTTAG
- the apbC gene encoding iron-sulfur cluster carrier protein ApbC — protein MNNQINDLHAWLNQFQHPLLISEWSSTLGIVTLDHAQKAIDVEIPFVVEALTQALGQWISEHDAPLAWEEYTFYVSARVRPLQSKVASTLTSIKNIIAVTSAKGGVGKSTTTANLALAMEKQGAKVAVLDADVYGPSIPMMFGTVGQSLEIVDNKWMKPLQAHGVYTQSIGYLISSDDAAVWRGPMASKALMQLLKETQWPELDYLIIDMPPGTGDLQLTLSQEIPLTSALVVTTPQDLALADAIKGIAMFEKAEVGVLGIIENMSYHVCSNCGSHEDIFGSGGAMKLAADKGIALLGQLPLHLNVRRDIDQGRPSVVNPDSAEQAQSYMDLANQVVSRLFWHGKPQAERIRFVEVE, from the coding sequence ATGAATAATCAAATAAACGATCTACACGCTTGGTTAAACCAGTTTCAACACCCTCTTTTGATCAGCGAATGGTCTTCGACTTTAGGGATCGTGACCCTAGATCATGCACAAAAAGCCATTGATGTTGAAATCCCCTTTGTCGTAGAGGCATTAACTCAAGCATTAGGGCAATGGATCTCAGAGCATGATGCGCCACTGGCATGGGAAGAATATACGTTTTATGTTTCTGCGCGGGTACGCCCATTGCAGAGTAAGGTGGCCAGTACCTTAACTTCCATCAAAAATATCATTGCCGTTACCTCGGCAAAAGGTGGGGTAGGTAAATCCACCACCACCGCCAACCTTGCTTTAGCCATGGAAAAACAAGGGGCAAAAGTGGCCGTCCTAGATGCAGACGTTTATGGTCCCTCCATTCCTATGATGTTTGGGACGGTTGGGCAGTCCCTTGAGATTGTGGATAATAAATGGATGAAGCCGTTACAAGCTCATGGCGTGTACACCCAGTCAATTGGCTACTTAATCTCAAGTGATGATGCAGCGGTATGGCGTGGACCTATGGCTTCTAAGGCATTGATGCAGTTGTTAAAAGAGACTCAATGGCCGGAACTCGATTACCTGATTATTGATATGCCTCCCGGCACAGGTGATTTGCAATTAACTCTGTCTCAAGAGATCCCATTGACCAGTGCTTTGGTGGTGACAACACCGCAAGACTTAGCCTTAGCAGATGCCATTAAGGGTATCGCAATGTTTGAAAAAGCCGAGGTAGGTGTGTTAGGTATTATCGAAAATATGAGTTATCACGTGTGTAGCAATTGTGGCTCTCACGAGGATATTTTTGGCAGTGGCGGCGCGATGAAATTGGCCGCAGATAAGGGAATAGCCCTTTTAGGACAACTGCCTTTACACCTTAATGTGCGTCGTGATATCGACCAGGGCAGGCCATCGGTAGTCAACCCAGATTCAGCAGAGCAGGCACAAAGTTATATGGATTTGGCGAATCAAGTGGTAAGTCGCCTGTTTTGGCATGGCAAACCTCAAGCTGAACGTATTCGCTTTGTTGAAGTGGAATAA
- the metG gene encoding methionine--tRNA ligase translates to MTTELRKMLVTCALPYANGSIHLGHMLEHIQADIWVRYQRLRGNTVNFVCADDAHGTPIMLKSQQMGITPEEMIAAVSAEHQKDFAGFDISFDNYHSTHCEENRELASSIYLQLKKSGFISSRTISQLFDPEKEMFLPDRFVKGTCPKCKSEDQYGDNCDNCGETYSPTELINPKSAVSGATPVMKDSEHFFFDLPQFESMLKEWTRSGSLQNETANKMQEWFESGLQQWDISRDAPYFGFEIPGEKNKFFYVWLDAPVGYMASFKNLCNKRDDLDFDEYWKKDSTTELYHFIGKDIVYFHSLFWPAMLDGAGYRKPNNIFVHGYVTVNGAKMSKSKGTFIKASTYLNHLDPECLRYYYAAKLNNRIDDLDLNLEDFTQRVNSDVVNKIVNLASRNAGFITKRFAGKLSADFAEPELYQEFADAAQRIASLYESREFSRAIREITALADKANQYVDEKAPWVVAKQEGQDKALQDICSVGINLFRVLMTYLKPVMPELAARTEAFLNQELTWDGVQAPLVDQEISKFKALFNRIDPKKVDAMVEASKEDAAAEVAAKEKAEQAKNETELSKEPIADEIEYDDFAKIDLRIAKIVECESVPKANKLLRMVLDLGGETRQVFAGIKSAYAPEDLIGKHTVMVANLKPRKMKFGMSEGMVLAAGPGGKDLWILEPHEGAQPGMRVM, encoded by the coding sequence ATGACTACTGAATTAAGAAAAATGCTCGTCACGTGTGCACTACCCTATGCCAATGGTTCTATCCATTTAGGTCATATGCTAGAGCACATTCAAGCTGACATCTGGGTGCGTTACCAACGTCTACGTGGCAACACAGTGAACTTTGTTTGTGCTGATGATGCGCACGGTACACCAATCATGCTTAAATCCCAGCAGATGGGGATCACTCCTGAAGAAATGATTGCCGCTGTAAGCGCTGAGCACCAAAAAGATTTTGCAGGCTTTGATATCAGTTTTGATAACTACCACAGCACCCACTGTGAAGAAAACCGCGAATTAGCCTCTAGTATTTATCTTCAACTTAAAAAGAGCGGGTTTATTTCAAGCCGTACCATTTCTCAGTTGTTTGACCCTGAAAAAGAAATGTTCTTACCTGACCGTTTCGTAAAAGGCACTTGCCCTAAGTGTAAGTCAGAAGATCAATACGGTGATAACTGTGATAACTGTGGTGAAACCTACAGCCCTACTGAGCTGATTAATCCAAAATCCGCAGTCTCTGGCGCCACTCCTGTGATGAAAGACTCTGAACACTTCTTCTTTGACCTGCCACAATTTGAAAGCATGTTAAAAGAGTGGACTCGTTCTGGCTCTTTACAAAACGAAACCGCGAATAAAATGCAAGAGTGGTTTGAATCTGGCTTGCAACAATGGGATATCTCGCGCGATGCCCCTTACTTTGGTTTTGAAATCCCAGGGGAGAAAAACAAATTCTTCTACGTGTGGCTTGATGCTCCTGTTGGCTATATGGCGTCATTTAAAAACCTATGTAACAAGCGTGACGATCTGGATTTTGACGAATATTGGAAAAAAGACAGCACGACGGAGCTTTACCACTTCATTGGTAAAGACATTGTGTACTTCCACAGCCTATTTTGGCCGGCGATGCTTGATGGTGCGGGTTACCGTAAGCCAAACAACATTTTTGTCCACGGCTATGTCACCGTCAATGGCGCTAAGATGTCTAAATCTAAAGGCACCTTCATTAAGGCAAGCACCTACCTTAATCACTTAGATCCAGAATGCCTACGTTACTACTATGCGGCAAAACTCAACAATCGCATTGATGATCTGGATTTGAACCTTGAAGACTTCACTCAACGCGTTAACTCTGATGTGGTGAACAAGATTGTTAACCTTGCTTCTCGTAACGCTGGCTTCATTACTAAGCGTTTTGCTGGCAAGCTCTCTGCGGACTTTGCAGAGCCTGAGCTTTATCAAGAATTTGCCGATGCAGCGCAACGCATTGCTTCTCTTTACGAAAGCCGTGAATTTAGTCGCGCCATTCGTGAGATCACCGCTCTTGCTGATAAAGCCAACCAATACGTAGATGAAAAAGCCCCTTGGGTCGTCGCTAAACAAGAAGGCCAAGATAAAGCACTGCAAGACATCTGCTCTGTTGGCATTAACTTGTTCCGCGTACTGATGACTTACTTGAAGCCAGTCATGCCTGAGCTTGCCGCTCGCACTGAAGCCTTCTTAAACCAAGAATTGACTTGGGATGGCGTACAAGCACCGCTAGTGGATCAAGAAATCAGCAAGTTCAAAGCGCTATTTAACCGTATTGATCCGAAAAAAGTGGACGCTATGGTTGAAGCATCAAAAGAAGATGCGGCAGCAGAAGTGGCAGCCAAAGAAAAAGCCGAGCAAGCTAAAAACGAAACTGAGCTAAGCAAAGAGCCGATTGCCGATGAAATCGAGTATGACGATTTTGCTAAAATTGACTTACGCATTGCCAAGATTGTTGAATGTGAGTCTGTGCCTAAAGCCAATAAATTACTAAGAATGGTACTGGATTTAGGCGGTGAAACTCGCCAAGTATTTGCAGGTATTAAATCCGCTTATGCGCCAGAAGACCTCATTGGCAAACACACTGTCATGGTGGCTAACCTAAAACCTCGTAAGATGAAGTTTGGTATGTCTGAAGGCATGGTATTAGCCGCAGGCCCTGGTGGTAAAGATCTTTGGATTCTAGAACCCCATGAAGGTGCTCAACCTGGCATGCGTGTCATGTAA
- the mlc gene encoding sugar metabolism global transcriptional regulator Mlc has product MYTAQPSHIDHIKQINAGKVYQLIDQFGPISRIDLSKLSALAPASITKISRELIEAHLVHETVVQEVTSRGRPAVGLQTNNQGWQFLSLRLGRGYLTIALHELGGEAIAEKYIDIDEIDQDDMLARLLKEIGTFFEEKATVLERVTSIAITLPGLVHSESGVVLQMPHFDVKRLELGPALHRETGLPVFIANDTRAWALAEKLFGNSQQNKNSVLISVHNGIGAGIILEDKVLQGRLGNVGELGHIQVDPNGELCHCGNRGCLQTVTSSYALINQAKQGILAGADTSLDIDNLTVINICMAANRGDPLALNIIKQLGQRLGTAVSLVVNMFNPEKVLIGGDINVAKGIIFPEIMSCVQTQSLPIYRQDLEVVPCRFIKNATMPGAALIKQALYDGKLLMKLLEG; this is encoded by the coding sequence ATGTATACGGCACAACCAAGTCATATTGATCATATCAAACAGATTAATGCTGGTAAGGTCTATCAACTTATCGATCAGTTTGGCCCCATATCTCGTATTGACCTCTCCAAGTTAAGCGCTTTAGCCCCGGCCAGTATTACCAAGATATCCCGTGAATTAATCGAAGCGCACTTGGTACACGAAACCGTTGTCCAAGAAGTGACCAGCCGTGGTAGACCTGCGGTGGGTTTACAAACCAATAATCAAGGTTGGCAATTTCTCTCCCTGCGCTTAGGGCGAGGCTATCTCACTATCGCTTTGCATGAGCTTGGCGGTGAAGCGATCGCCGAAAAGTACATAGATATTGACGAAATAGATCAAGATGACATGCTGGCTCGTCTGTTAAAAGAAATCGGCACCTTTTTTGAAGAGAAGGCGACGGTACTGGAGCGCGTTACCAGCATCGCCATTACGTTACCTGGCCTTGTCCACTCAGAAAGTGGCGTGGTGTTACAAATGCCTCATTTTGACGTTAAACGTTTAGAGTTAGGCCCCGCATTACATAGAGAAACCGGGCTGCCAGTCTTTATTGCCAACGATACTCGCGCTTGGGCATTGGCGGAAAAACTGTTTGGCAACTCCCAACAAAATAAAAATTCAGTGCTTATTTCGGTACATAACGGGATTGGCGCTGGCATTATTTTAGAAGATAAAGTGCTGCAAGGTCGCTTGGGTAATGTGGGAGAGCTGGGGCATATCCAAGTCGATCCTAATGGCGAACTTTGTCATTGTGGCAACCGAGGGTGCTTGCAAACCGTCACTAGCTCTTATGCTTTAATCAATCAAGCAAAACAGGGTATCCTTGCGGGCGCAGATACTTCGTTAGATATTGATAACCTTACTGTTATTAATATTTGTATGGCGGCCAATAGAGGGGATCCTCTAGCGTTAAATATCATTAAACAATTAGGTCAGCGATTAGGTACAGCCGTCTCTTTAGTCGTGAATATGTTTAATCCTGAGAAGGTACTTATCGGTGGTGATATTAATGTTGCCAAAGGCATTATCTTTCCTGAAATAATGAGTTGCGTGCAAACTCAAAGTTTACCTATTTATCGTCAAGATTTAGAAGTTGTGCCATGCCGTTTTATTAAAAATGCCACTATGCCGGGTGCAGCATTAATTAAACAAGCATTATATGATGGTAAATTATTAATGAAATTACTTGAGGGATAA